One window from the genome of Moritella sp. F3 encodes:
- the traF gene encoding conjugal transfer protein TraF, with product MKRIVIISALTCAIAPTTFAAQLYFDARNDAMGGAGVASSDFVTAAFVNPALLGQGKTDHIGVILPAIPYSDDGNPRYAPTSFGVQTDTSSAFLGALDNVKTAQDAYDNNTNVLTAAAYANALGEFDGQRMGVNAGTSFAIALPSKALSMAFFGNSYMTSIATAKVSQSDIDLANGQNLGDLDSKVNLAGVSISDLGLALSMNWDADIATVSIGISPKYQRIDTYSYDISINDDGLSEFEDGFLDGLDKQSHFNLDAGVAIDFYDTFRVAVSGRNMLKKDLEIETTAYKGINQADEKMLFTLAPLVTAGFSLHHNYATLTAEMDLNDAIGFESNSESRYARAGIEANVFDFLQLRAGIRHDLNDIREDLYTLGFGISPMNLVHIDLAATVSKNGAYTVYQDGGFSDGGLNSAKTTGDDAPYGIDGFVLQVSAKF from the coding sequence ATGAAACGTATAGTTATTATTTCAGCACTTACGTGCGCGATTGCACCAACCACTTTTGCTGCTCAGTTGTATTTTGATGCGCGTAACGATGCAATGGGCGGTGCCGGTGTTGCATCTTCCGATTTTGTAACAGCTGCGTTTGTAAACCCTGCATTATTAGGCCAAGGTAAAACAGATCACATTGGTGTTATCTTGCCTGCTATTCCATATAGTGATGATGGTAATCCACGTTATGCGCCAACTTCTTTTGGTGTCCAAACCGACACTTCTAGTGCATTTTTAGGGGCGCTAGATAATGTCAAAACAGCCCAAGATGCTTATGACAATAATACCAATGTATTAACTGCCGCTGCCTATGCTAATGCACTGGGTGAATTTGATGGCCAGCGCATGGGAGTCAATGCGGGAACGAGCTTTGCAATTGCATTACCAAGCAAGGCTTTATCAATGGCTTTCTTCGGTAACTCTTACATGACGAGCATCGCTACAGCGAAAGTCAGTCAAAGTGATATTGACTTAGCCAATGGCCAAAATTTGGGGGATCTTGATAGTAAAGTTAACCTGGCAGGCGTATCCATCTCAGATCTAGGCCTCGCGCTATCAATGAATTGGGATGCAGATATCGCCACAGTCTCTATTGGCATATCACCAAAATATCAACGTATCGATACTTACAGTTATGACATTTCAATCAATGACGATGGCCTTTCTGAATTTGAAGATGGCTTCCTTGATGGCTTAGACAAGCAAAGCCATTTCAACCTTGATGCCGGTGTTGCGATTGATTTTTATGATACTTTCCGAGTAGCTGTCAGTGGTCGTAACATGCTAAAGAAAGATCTAGAAATAGAAACAACAGCCTATAAAGGGATCAACCAAGCCGATGAAAAAATGCTGTTCACACTAGCGCCATTGGTCACAGCGGGTTTTTCACTGCACCATAACTATGCAACATTGACGGCAGAAATGGACTTAAATGATGCCATTGGTTTTGAAAGTAACAGTGAGTCTCGCTATGCTCGCGCAGGTATTGAAGCAAATGTATTTGATTTCTTACAATTACGCGCTGGTATTCGTCATGATTTGAATGATATCCGCGAAGATTTATATACTTTAGGTTTTGGTATTTCACCAATGAACTTAGTCCACATAGACCTTGCAGCAACAGTCAGTAAAAACGGTGCTTATA